Proteins encoded by one window of Kribbella italica:
- a CDS encoding class I SAM-dependent methyltransferase gives MKTPSAHAVSQYAGSSERLRARMAVHEFSTNPQGWFGWLGERLGAQGDVLEVGAGTGKLWGEVSAGGARLTLTDASAAMCEELRRVPGAVVRRADAAHLPFADASFDLVIANHMLYHLDDPAVALAEFARVLRPGGRLVAALNGREHMAELRDLGPAVGRPDLLRGMVLNDLVTENAGALVAERFTDVAVETYPDDLRIPTVEPVLAYLDSLSSGPLDPGQRAATRELVQAKIDADGYFFVRKSVGLVTASR, from the coding sequence ATGAAGACGCCTTCCGCTCATGCTGTCAGTCAGTACGCCGGATCTTCTGAGCGGTTGCGGGCCCGGATGGCGGTGCACGAGTTCAGCACCAATCCGCAGGGGTGGTTCGGGTGGTTGGGTGAGCGGCTGGGCGCGCAGGGGGACGTGCTGGAGGTGGGAGCGGGGACCGGGAAGCTGTGGGGTGAGGTTTCTGCTGGTGGGGCTCGGTTGACGCTGACGGATGCTTCGGCTGCGATGTGCGAGGAGCTTCGGCGCGTGCCCGGGGCCGTCGTACGGCGGGCTGATGCGGCGCACTTGCCGTTCGCGGACGCGAGTTTCGATCTGGTGATCGCGAACCACATGCTCTACCACCTGGACGATCCGGCGGTGGCGCTGGCGGAGTTCGCGCGGGTACTGCGGCCGGGTGGGCGGCTGGTCGCGGCGCTCAACGGGCGGGAGCACATGGCCGAGCTGCGGGACCTCGGGCCGGCGGTCGGTCGACCGGACCTGCTGCGCGGAATGGTCCTGAACGACCTCGTGACCGAGAACGCCGGGGCGCTGGTCGCCGAGCGCTTCACCGATGTCGCCGTCGAGACTTATCCGGACGACCTGCGGATCCCGACCGTCGAACCCGTGCTGGCCTATCTCGACAGCCTGTCCAGCGGGCCGTTGGACCCGGGGCAGCGGGCGGCCACGCGCGAGCTGGTCCAGGCGAAGATCGATGCCGACGGCTACTTCTTCGTCCGGAAGTCCGTCGGGCTGGTGACAGCTAGTCGCTGA
- a CDS encoding helix-turn-helix transcriptional regulator has product MSLVTVFGTDPETCEEYGYGLGRPDGILVLRYTSAGALDFAESRQDILHQLYWSPDGPLSVTHGVSTHFVDSTDSVWVHRAVTHAVHALDRQTVYRICLREVPEALAGLRIATASMPPATAELVGSLASPCAEEVALSHRRTLMSSLGASVRDLSAPHSDGPGWALRVARALAQDPSDPTTLDEWATRLHLSVKTLQRDFLREFGQPFTTWRTDLRLRASLVLLDTHPVTEVAHRVGYSTPSAYITAFTRHYGHTPGRHPLRHTG; this is encoded by the coding sequence ATGAGTCTGGTGACCGTCTTCGGCACGGACCCGGAGACCTGCGAGGAGTACGGCTACGGCCTGGGCCGGCCCGACGGCATCCTCGTCCTGCGCTACACGTCGGCCGGCGCGCTCGACTTCGCCGAGAGCCGGCAGGACATCCTGCACCAGCTGTACTGGTCCCCCGACGGCCCGCTGTCGGTCACCCACGGCGTCTCGACCCACTTCGTCGACTCGACCGACTCCGTCTGGGTCCACCGCGCCGTCACGCACGCCGTCCACGCGCTCGACCGCCAGACGGTCTACCGCATCTGCCTGCGCGAGGTCCCCGAAGCTCTGGCCGGCCTCCGCATCGCCACCGCTTCGATGCCTCCCGCAACTGCTGAGCTGGTTGGTTCCCTCGCTTCACCTTGCGCCGAGGAGGTCGCTCTCAGCCACCGCCGCACCCTGATGTCCTCCCTGGGCGCTTCGGTCCGGGACCTCTCGGCACCCCACAGCGACGGCCCCGGCTGGGCCCTCCGCGTCGCCCGCGCCCTGGCCCAGGACCCGTCCGACCCCACCACGCTCGACGAGTGGGCCACCCGCCTCCACCTCAGCGTCAAGACCCTCCAACGCGACTTCCTCCGCGAGTTCGGCCAACCCTTCACCACCTGGCGCACCGACCTCCGCCTCCGCGCTTCCCTCGTCCTCCTCGACACCCACCCCGTCACCGAAGTAGCCCACCGCGTCGGCTACTCCACCCCGTCGGCGTACATCACCGCCTTCACCCGCCACTACGGCCACACCCCCGGCCGCCACCCCCTCCGCCACACGGGGTGA